The genomic segment CACTATCGCCATGATTTTTATTCCATTCCTGTCAGTATTGTGCCACTTGTTTCTATAAATAACTATTAGCTCAGAATTATCAGCTCACCTGTTGTTGAGAATTTTGTAGTCCCTGGTGTCTGCCAGAAGGTATGTGACATTTTGCACTTTCAATCTATCTGAAAACAGATTGAGCAAATATTTAGTTAACTGGGACTAGATACAGATCATTAAGTTGCTCTGTTTCGCAAATAAACATTTAGACATTGAATATGTTTACTGCACAGTTGTGATAATGGTACACTGCTCTCTCATCTTATTGCTAGGCTTAAACAAAATGAATTAGAAGTAATTCTCTGTACTCCCAATTGTCTTAATGCCCTTTGATTGACAGTCCATCTCTTTCTTTCTGTAAGAGAAAGATCGAAAAGCACAGTTAAGCAGGAGGCTCAAAAAGTAAATGCTGCAAAGCAATGCGGGGAGCAATCAAATGTCAAGAACCTACAGAACCAGTACACCTAGCTGATGAAGGGAATAGCTGTTACCTGTAAATATAAACCTCATTGCATCATCAACGTACCTCTAACCTTCAGGAAGATGATAGTTTCAAATTTGGGACTTGATAAGTTGGGGGGGGAGTCAAAATTGATTGCTCAAAACTAAGCAATACTAGAAAACAATAGATTTAGTAGTTAGTCTTAATCGTGCATGAAATTGGTCTTGTGAAGTACGAGCCACATAATGTGGCTAAAATTGCATATgttgtgtggaggagggatgaGCATTTTTGTAATTGTGTGTTGATGCATTTCTTAATTTGTTTGCACGACGCATTTTCTCAATTTGCACATAATAGAAATGTTTTTTTCCCAAGTATCAGTAAAATCTATAAGATCTTTCCTAATCTTTTGCCTAATATGTACTTGCAATCTGGTTGCTTGTTTACTCATCCACTGTTTAATGACGTGTTTCAATCTAGTGTCACTGGCTGTGTTCTCAGTATTCTTTCTATTACCCTCTGTTAATACTGTATGTATAGCTTCAAAGTTTCTTCCAcaattaatttgactttttttgttTTCTCCATGCTGAAAACAAAGGATTCTGTTCACTAGCCACTCTCAGTACTGACTTTATTTTTGGTAGCTAAAGACACTTTGCTTCTAATTATATCCATCTTGTACAGCTATCTGATTTTTAGTGTGGTCTCTGTAGTCAGTTTGAAGCATGAGAGGTGCAATAGCTAGATTAGCTTGATCAGCTCAGTTAATTATACTAGCAAACGACAAAGGGTAAGATAGTTGTGATGGTTGGAGTGCCAATATTAAAGACTACATTTCCCCTGTCAGTAATATACAGGACAAGAGAAGTTTCATGCTACCTCAGATGACCAAGGTCAGTTTGTATGTTAACAACTGCTTCACTAAAGTGTTCACTCACTTGAATAGAGTAATTTCAAAGCTACAAATCCAATTTTGGGCCTCCATTAAGCACTATGGTCCTTCAATCTTTTAATTGCATTTGATCATAACGTGTAACATTGTGGCCTGGATACTGTCACGTGAGTACAGCAGTGTTACAGGGTGTTTGGTCTGTGATATCTGCTGAACACAATGCAAATTTAAACTAATCTAATATGCATGCAGTTGTCTGTATCCTGCAGGCCTCTCCCCAACTGTGTTCCTGTTATCTCCTtcgggtgctcctcccccttcgctttcttccatggccttcagtcctctcctatcagcttcccccttctccagccctttatctcttcactTGACTTCCTAGCTCTTCACCTtacccctacacacctcccagtttcacctatcacctactatgtGGTATttcttcattcccccccccctccaccttcttactctgccttcccattttttttctccagttccaataaagggtcttggcccaaaacattggctgtttactcttttctatagaggctgcctgggttgctgagttcctccagcattttgtgtgtgtgtgtgtgttttgctttggatttccagcatctgcagattttttttttgtttttattcctGTCTAATTGCTTCTTAAATGTCTAACTGCTTCCACCATTTTCCCTGAACCTATGCTCAGTTTGTAACTCTATAATCTCCTTTTAAATTTTCTGCCCCTCACTTTAAATTTATGTCCTCCAGATTCTGACAGTTCCACACTGGGGGAAAAAGACTCTGTTTTCCCCATTTTTGCCTTTGTCCTTATGTACTATCAGGTTGCTCCTCATTCCACACTGGGGGAAAAAGACTCTGTTTGCCCCATTTTTGCCTTTGTTCTTATGTACTATCAGGTTGCTCCTCAGCCTCTGTTGCTCCAGATGAAATAATCCAAGCTTGATTTAATTAGTTCATGTatgttaaagattagctttatttgtcacatgtacatcaaaacatacagtgaagtgcaggGGGCAGCATACAAGTGTTGCCTTACTTCCAACttcaacagagcatgcccacagcttactaacccctAAATACAAGGGCTAAAAGGTAGCCTGGCTGTGGTGTTGAATTTGCTCCAGAACTAGCTACGGCTTTTATTAAGCAGCTCTTGTTACCTGCAACATTGGCATCTACCCAAAAATATGAAAGTCATCAAAGCACCCTATGTCCAGAAAAAGTCAAGTTCAATCTGATCTAAACCATTTGTTTCTGGATTTCTTCAGGATCTTGGTCAAAACATGGGAGACAAAGCCTAAATTCCAGAGGTGAGTTAATACTAATATTAACTACCTATATCAGAGCTTACACTTGGGGTGTGAACAATGGACGTTCTCCAGCGCAAGCACTCGGCAACATAAGGATAGGTATAATATACAGTATGAACTACATTCCAAGCAAAgtaagcaaatttaaattcccgTGTTGCCCTTGCATAAGTGAAAACACATTCAACCTGTTTCATTAACACACTTCCCATCTATTATGAGATTGGAAGTGGGCTGTTTGCTGATGATAAGACAGTTTTCAGCTACATTCTCAGTTTCAAAGCAAATGAAGCATTTTGAATGCAGGAATTCTTGGACAACATCCAAGGTCTGACCAATAAGTGACAAGTAACGTTGAAACCACACAAGCTCCAGGTGATGATCATTGTCAAGAGAGAACATAAACAGCTCACATTGACTTCCAATGGCATTTTCATTACAGAGTCTCTGACCGTCAACATTCTCGAGGTCACCAGTGACAGAGCTCAAAAAGAACAGGTACATAAATCAGAATGGTGCAGCAAAGGGAGATGGTTGAAAGAAGTTATCAGCCTAGCAACTCTGCTACAGCCAGCTTCCACTAGATTCCAGATCCAAAACAAGGCACTGCACAAAACCTTCAGCTTAATGGGGGTGTTCACCTCATAAACACAGCATATATGTGTATCCTCTGCTTATCAACcttgcacctctcattcattttCATATCACCTCATGATTTTGAACACTGCCTCTTGTTACATATTATCAGGATGAGATTAAGGTCTAGGCTATATTATCTacatatataatgtgaaaaaccTCCAGGAACGTTCATACCCTCTAATCAAGGTAgcacctcttctgcactctctccagtgtcCACATCCTCTTTATAATGGGGCAGACATTATATacaccaagtgcagtctgactggaGTTTTGTGTACATGTAGCATAACTTCCTTACTTCttgtattgaaatccccatgaagGTAATGCCTTATCACATTAAATTTCATAGCCGCTTTCAGTGAAGTCTGGACATGAACCCAAAATCACTCTGTACCTCAATGCTATGAAAGGGTATACTGTCtcatttgacttcccaaagtgcaaaacttcacactttcctggattaaactcaatctgccacttttctgcccatatttGTAACAGATCTCTATCATGTTGTATTCTTTGATAGTCCGTTGCACTATCCACCACTCCACAATCTTAGATtcatccacaaacttattaatccaaccctctacattttcatccaaaccaTCACAGaggtccccaggacctgatgaagAGTTGTGGCCCTAAACATAGacagtttattctcctccatagatgctgcatgacctgctgagtttccctcagcattgtgtgtgtgttactctagatttccagcttcAGTAGGATCTAATATATTTATGGGCCACAGCAGCAATCCTTGTGAAACACCACCGGTTGTGAAATCTCTAGCCAGAATTAGTCTTCCCCCACACCTGTTGTCATCTCAGATGTCCCTGGAATTTTCAGGGCAAAATATTCTCTGTCAGACATGGTTGACATGATTGAGTCAAGGTATTACATGAGAGGTGCCCCTCATGGGTTTCTCCAGCTTCCTGTTCACAGATTTGCTTTCACATAAATTCCTAATTGTCACCGAGGTACACTGAACTGTGCTCACTAGAGACACCTGGCAAAGAGACAAGGTAAGCCATTGAATTGATTGCACAACATTGTCATTCTTACCTGATTAATTTGCAATGCTTTTTCAAAGcaaaatgacacaattgtaatgacaCACTCAAATAATTTAATCTGTTAAAATGTATTCTCTTGATTCAGCTGTTTCAATGGAAGTTGAAGTCCCCAGTAGATTCAAGATTCCAATTTGTTTATCACATACAGTGAAGTGTCATTTACATTAACAATGATAACAATCAAATATGAAAACtacaaattttaaaaagttaacAACACAAAAACTGAGCTAACAGTCAGAAATTGAGTGAACTCTAGGACCCTGATTGTCCTATGGGAAGAAAGTGATCCCAAAAAAAGTTAAGTATGAGTACAAAGATGACTTGTGTTACTCTGTCCTAAACTCTACAATACTCGAAACAGCCCAGTTCATCAAGGGTAaggtcctcccaaccattgagcagatctacatgaaacactgtcgtaggaaagcagaatccacCATCATTGGACCCcctccacccaggtcatgctctcgtcTCACTGACACCATCAGGGaaaagatacaggaacctcaggacacCCCCAAaatcaggttcaggagcagtttctACCCCTCATCCATTAGGCCCCTGAACCAAACGGCataattcactcaacttcacgctctatcattgaaatgttcctgcggcaatggattcactttcaaggactctttatctcaagttcttaatatttattgtttgtttatttattttttgtttttgtatttgcatattttgttGCCTTCTAcattctggttgaacacccaagttgggtggtccttaattgattctgttatggttatcctattgatttattgagtatgcccatggggaaaatgaatctcagcattgtatatcgtgacatacatgtactttgataaattttctttgaactttgaactcaccaGACACAATGGAAAATTCAATAATGCTGACGAATCATATACTCCAAGTTTATAAATCTAATTAAACAAAATAAATGGTATACCAGGTCGTTAAGTCATAGCTGCTTGCTATGCAGTTTTGTAGTTAATCTAAACTACAGTATCCTAACTAACTTCAGAAaataacataggtagaaaaaCAAAGTGCAGTCCAAAATTGTGAAGTAACACAGAGTCAATAATCACCATTTGACTTCCCAAAGGCTGTTCATAAATGTTAAGTAGTGATGAATGAGTATGTGCAGCCAAACGCTCATTTTGCATACCAATATAATTAATGAAAATGCGTATTAAAAGCTAATTGTTACACGGATGTAAGTTTTTCAATAGAATATGTAGCAACTAAGAACTGGCGAAATAAATCTATTTGACAATGCAGCGTGTGCCAGAGGTTATCTTTACCAGGCTCGGTCGTTTGTAAAGCTTTGCAATGCCTGGCTGGGCTGAAGTAACATAAATTAGCGTTAATCGCGTTCCCGATGGAGCGGACGTGTTACATTTAAGCGCCTTTGCCTttgctgtgtgtatgtgtgtggaagGAGGAGAGATGCGACAGCAGAAGACGCGGCAGGGATTACAAATAGGCTCGGTGCGCAGTCTCCGTCTCAGGCACTTGCTATCCATTCACTCCCAGCAAGCTACTGACAGCAGGAGACAGCAACTCCTTGTGACACCACAGTCAGccctacagagagagagagagagagagaggaaaaaaaacaacacagGTACGTGCTTTTCCATCTTCCTGAATAAATGTATTTCTGCTCAAGACACGGAAAATGTCGATGAAATGATGCTTTAAAATGTTAATTGTCAGTTTGCTGTGCATCTTTCCACAGAAATAAGAGGCTGCTTTTTGAAATATATGATGATTCATTTTATAGGCTCCTCGCCGTAAATAATTACCCGGGATCGGGTGGATTTTATAGATGCCTTTAATGAGAGTGACGCCCGGGTAGGGCCGGACacgccagctctggatttttttccACCTCTACCTATTTACACAGAAGAGCTAGACGGGAGGGGTGGgagactggatttttttttatataccggCGCTCTCCTTCCATCATGACTCTTCACTGCCGTGGCTGAGGCTGTTGCCAGATTCCCACTGTCTGGATCTATGGCGAACTACAGCCATGCGGGTACTGGGAGCAGCGAGAACCTAATGCAGAATGTATCTCCCCTGGCGACGTTCTTCAAGCTGACATCGCTGGGGTTCATCATTGGAGTCGGCGTGCTGGGcaacctcctcatctccttcctgcTGGTTAAAGACAAGACCCTACACCGGGCTCCTTACTACTTCTTGCTGGATCTCTGCTCATCTGATATCATCCGTTCGGCGGTGTGCTTCCCTTTTGTGTTCCTCTCAGTGAAAAACGGCTCCTCCTGGTCCTACGGGACCCTGAGCTGCAAAGTGATCGCCTTCGTCGGGGTCCTCTCCTGCTTCCACGCCGTCTTCATGCTCTTCTGCGTGAGTGTCACCCGCTACATCGCCATCGCCCACCACCGTTTCTACTCTAAGCGGCTGACTTTCTGGACCTGCTTGGCCATCATCTGTATGGTGTGGACCCTATCGGTGGCCATGGCTTTCCCTCCAGTCTTCGACGTGGGCACTTACACCTTCATCAGGGAGGAAGAGCAGTGCATCTTTGAACACAGGTACTTCAAAGTCAACGACTCGTTGGGCTTCATGCTCATGTTCGTAGTCATCGTCCTGGCCACTCACATCGTGTATCTGAAGTTGATCTTCTTTGTGTATGACAGGCGCAAGATGAAGCCCGTCCAACTGGTGCCGGCAGTGAGCCAGAACTGGACTTTCCACGGCCCCGGGGCCAACGGACAAGCGGCTGCCAACTGGATCGCTGGCTTTGGCCGAGGCCCAACCCCACCCACCCTATTGGGAATCAGACAAAATCCTCAGGGCCAGGGCATGAGGAGGAGGCTGCTAGTCATGGACGAGTTCAAAACGGAGAAAAGAATTGGCAGGATGTTCTACCTGATTACCTTTTTCTTCGTAGCTCTCTGGTGCCCATATCTAGTGGCTTGCTACTGGCGCGTCTTTGTGAAAGGCCCCGCTGTTCCACGTGGTTACATGACGGCTGCCGTCTGGATGACTTTTGCCCAAGCTGGAGTCAATCCGTTTATCTGCATCTTCTCCAATAGGGAGCTAAGACGTTGTTTCAGCACCAACATCCTTTACTGTCGAAAATCCAGATTACCAAGGGAACCTTACTGCGTTATATGAGCACTAGTGCTGTATGTATCTGAGACGGAAATTACCCTAATTTTATCAAGCAACAGACGAAACAGTAATTGTCGTGGTCTGCGGCACTGGGGCCCCTTTTGGTGTTCTGGCGAGGGCGATTTGCAAAGAAACGATCATCAACCTTTCGCAGAATGGTCTTTAATTTATTTCTGCTATCTCTGTGTTAATGTTCAAGGTATTTCAATACAGTTTCTGTGGAAATTAGTATTATTATCATGCCATCTGCACATTCATTTACACGTTTGTTTTTGAACTAACCAATCCATGTCATAAATTACAGTTTTAGAATATATATTGACTTTTAtactttttggaaaaaaaaaggtcTTTTGCATCCATGGATGCACACCAGACAAAACATGTTTAAATGATTTGACTTAATTAAAAGTGACAATACCTTCATCAGTTGACTGGCGGGTATGCATGACCGACAGGGTTAATGTTTGATTATGTACAGATTAGTTTCCTCAACTTTTCCTTTAAATCTACACTGGATCTAAACTTGTACCAGGTACAGGCACCCTGCCCAAGTGGTTAAGCCTGCCGCGTAATTACATTTATGCAACATGGTTGATGTCTGTTCCTATATTTTTAGACCGTGGTCATATCCACAGCAGAACGAGTTGGTTTCAAACCTTGCACAATCTGTGAGAAATTTGTTCTATGGTTGCATATTGTTTACAATATTTTCCTCCTCATTGTTCAGTTCAGTCTTTCGTGTTTCAACTGTGATATTGTTCTATTATCATTTTATCTCAAAAAGGTGATATGGCTTATACCATTTCCTTAGTGTTGCGGGGGGAGGGTGGAATGTATGTGAATTGAAGTAAAACTGCATCCAGTAAAATGTGTGGGATCTCATCAACATTTTGGAAATAAAATGTATATCATATTATACAGTTATCAATTCGCCTAAGTCCAGCTGCTTTTTCTTGAAGTAGACGATAATTATTTTCGCAAATATGCACAGAATTTCAACATTACGATTCTTTGTAATAAGTTTAAAAGAGATAACATCTGACTGAATACGTGAATGATTGATGGGAACCACAAGATTGATCGAAGGCGTAATACCAAAGAATTCCTGTGCACTTTATTGTCCTTAATTTTCCAATGTTGTGACattctttgtaagtgtcctgtaCATTAATATAAAATAATTTAACGTGGGAAAAATCGGAGAGAAAAATGTAAAATTGCTTATAGATGTTGTGTATGTAATAACAATTGTGAAACTAATTGAACTGGTATCACTTACAGAGCCATATAATTAATGATCTCTGACTGGAAATTTCTTAGACTTCTCATTCTCTATTCTTACATTTCCCAGAGATTGTTTAATAATCTCATGCCTTACACATTTTCAGTTTTGCTTTTCAATCTGTTCATGATTTAGATTTTGTTTGACGTTTTTGGATAGGCTTATTACATCAGCAATTCGCTTTTATTTCCATTTGTTCCTTAATGCCATTGCATTTTCTTATTTCAATGTTCCTTGTATATATTTTCTTGTTACCTTTCCTTTCTTCAAAATGCTTCCCATTCTTTTTTCAAATTTCTACTTTCTTTAGTTGAATGTACCTGTCAAACATTTATTTTACCCAGTAGTACCATTAATTTCCTATTTCCATTTTATATTGTTTGCTTACTGTGTTATTTTTAATGTTTTTCCATAATATTAATCTGAGAAGCTAGGTACCTTCATTCTTAACATCATTTATGTGTTTAGTTTTCTGGAAGTACCAATCTTTCATAATTACTGAAGGCTCCAGCCCATAACAAGAAATTCACCtaaaataaacaacaaaatagTAAATGTAATTTAAATTAATCTTTTATCTTCATTTCCTGATCTGACCAGATGGTCTAGGTATAGTCATGCAGTACACATTATTTGCATTACTAAGGTGGTCGAATGGAAGAGCGGAAGACTTGGATTCAAGCCCTGGTCTTGGCCGCATCCTAACTTGCTTCTTGCTGAGTTCTGAGTTGTTTATCTCAGGTAGGTTGCCACAGCACCAAAGAATGAAAGCACTAACCTAACAGGAGTGATGGGACTCCAACTACTGCCAAAGTTGATGTCAGTAGCCAACCTTAATTAttaaaggatgtagaaaatgtCCAGTATTGGAATAATGCATATACAACAAAGCAGCTCTTAAATTTTTTTAATAAAATGCACTATGGTCCCAATATCTGAACTAGGGTAGTTGTTTCATAGTTTAAGTATCATCCCTTGAAAGTGATCCCTAAGTACTTTGATCCAAttagataaataaatacacagGCACTGTAGATAACAATTTAAAAAGGAAGTTTGTTGGGAGAAGGACAAAAATTGAAACAAGTTTTCTGTGTCTGCTGGTTAATTATTGATTTCATCATATGCATAGTCAAAAGTCCTAACTTAATCCACATTTCGAATCTAAAGTTAAAGCATAATGCAATAtgctttgagcaacacacacaaaatgctggtggaacacatcAGGCCAGGCattatctataggaagaagtacagtcgatgttttgggccgacacccttcgtcagggtctgctgcgttccaccagcattttgtgtgtgttgcttgaatttccagcatctgcagatttcctggtgtttgcaaTATGCTTTGTTTCTTCTTTCTCAACATTTGTTCCAATTCGAAACACTTGATGCCTAAATATTTGGAATCGTTCATTATTCTATAATTATATTGAGTAATAATAACTCAGAGCAATAGCAAAATGATAATTAAATATCCAAGAGTTTGATTACGTATAAGTACTTACCTTGTCTTGAACCCAGCCCATGAAATAGGCTTTGAAGTTCCACTGATAACGTATAAGCGATAATGGCAAATTAAATGGATGCTGCCTGTGAATGCTTTTTAATATGTTTATTGTGTCTGACATACATTTTATGGTATGTTATCATCTATACATTTTCAATAGATTTATGAATTATTCCTTCatgaaaacacttcatcactgtaattCATAGCTGACACATTTCAATCATCGTTATATGACAAATTGCATTGTTTCACTTTTGCTGTTTAAGCAGGTTTCTCTCAACATAATGCACTGGAGTGGAAATTGCTGCTGTTAGATCTTCTGATGAATACCAGTGCCATTATGGCTGAAAATTAATAATTAAGCAATGCAACCTTGTTATACTGTAAAACCTGCTCAACAAAGTGcttataaatatttttaaatccTTTGTTCATTATATCTATTTATGTTTTAAAATGCTGTAAAATGGGAGGATATTTTAAtgttttttacatctgtattgtATATTTTCTTTGaggaaaataaaaatagaaaatgctggaaataatcagcaCCTGTGGATGGCATTTCAAGGACAATGTTTTAAGTTAGAAGTATGTTATCAAACTGGAAATAGTTAAAGATGCACAGGTTTTAAGATGTAGAAAAGAGGAGGAGGACAGGGAATTGTCCACCTTGAAATTCTTCTCTTCCTCTCTGATTTCTGTTCATGTCTTTTGCTTCTTTACCTTTATGGCCTTCCCTTCTCTTTATACCTTTCATTGGTTACCCACCAAAATCCGCTTTCACAGCTCAGATTCAGCCCACATGAATCCCTATTGAAACTCCACATCAAATACCAACAAGATATTCATTGTTTCTTAAACATTATTCTCAAAACATCCTACAACCCATGCTTTATGTAAATGTCAGCACAAACCTGGCCATGGCCTCCCTTTGTACCAACATTGATTCTCCTTTTCTCATAACTGTCGTGATCTACTGCTTCAGTTCATCTTTCTCCTCATCTGGTGCTATAACTGACTTTCATTCCTTGCTTTCTGCACCTAAAAACCTGTGTGTTGCCAAATATACTTGGTTGTTATGAAAGGTAATTGAATtaaacattaattgtttcttGATAAAACTATGATAAAAACTTTTTTAAGAAAAAGTTTTTATTGTAGTTTTGGAAGCTACTATCAGTTTTCGTTAAAATTGACTATGCAATTTTGTGAACTTCTGCCTTGTGATAATATTTAGGGAATTTTAAGCAAAAGCAACAAAAGTAAGTTGCAGTTTTTAATCTTTTAATTCATTGTAAACTCAGCAATGTATCTCAGTAAGAGATAGACAAGAAGTATTTGGTGAGGATATGGTTCAAGCTCCCAGCAATTCATATTTCAACATTCTGTTAATTATTATGTTCTGCCAAATGATCAAATGACAGCTGCAGTAAGTTAACATTTAACCTGTTCCTTGCTCTCTTCTTCATCTGGCTAAGttgatgaaataacaatatatcaAAGCTATCATTCTCGGCACCCAGAAAAAGATGCCAATGCTTTCCTTCACACCCAGAAAATGTGGTTTAGTCGTAGAAAGCTGATTGATATGTTGTTTAAGCAAGAAGTAGGCTTCAGAGGGTATCCAATATGAGATAATTCCATCTTTATCCAACACTCTCTATCTTTGACCCACCATGGTAGAACACATTTTCATGTTTTTGTTATCTCAAGATTTGATACTTGAACAGGACCATGTTGGCTTTCAGAATCTTCTTTGTACTAACTTAATCTTTTTCATAAAGTTAACTGCTTCCAGGTTATCTCACTCTGTGCCTCTTTCTAGTAATTGCACTTCAAAAATAACAAAACTTTAATATGAATTAGTTGTATGTGATTTCCTTTGAAACATTCTGAAAATGTAGAAGATTTAGAAGATTCTGttatggatctctattgtggactgagagtgggaagagggcagggagaggagaatcatggttgggaaaagaggaacggagaggggaaggagtgggaaacaccagagaaacattctgtaatgttCAATAAACCCTGCATGGAGTCTCAGGGCTGGGAGTGTCTGCACCCACCCTGGCGTTCCTTCTCTTCCACCTGTCCCACCCCCTCCTGTGTGGCTCCACCCTccctattcccaacatcctttgctcccaccagatttacaaactcactctctgccccATGTTGACAAAaatagtactatgcaaaagtcttaggcaccttagctgcataagacttttgtacactattctttatttttttttaaatcatgattGTATCATGCTCTATCTTTATAGCCCTCTCTATTACCTAAACCAGTGACAACTTATGCTCTTTTAACATTGGTCCCCAGTGCATCATTCCCTCATCCTTCACCAGAGGTCTTTAACCACTGAGCTTCAATATTCTTCAACTCAGCCACTGAAAATTTGTTTCCTATCTTGAAAGTCTCCACAAAACTAATCCTTTCTATTTCATGTTTAGTTATTAATCACAATTCTGTACTACTCTAATAGTTTCCACTCTCGAAACAGAAAAGCTTCTGATCTTTATTATAACAAAGTTGTTTCTTCTTTAAATTCCTATATTGATTTCCCAGCCCATGAGACTAAGGTCAAGTGTGCACTTTATTTTTGCAAATATTTATCTTTAATTAAAtacaaagattaattttatagcttaacttttgttttctttttgttctatTGCTAAGATTGCATTCCATAATTCCCAATACCCCTGGATATTATAAGGTTACCAAGCCAACTTCCTTCATCATTTCCAAATGCTTTAATCCATTTGATTCTTAGGCTATAAAGTTTAAATTACAAGAACAGTTTGAATAGTCTTAGGTTCTAGTTCAATTCATATAAATGATTAAGGGAAAACTAATTAAGGTTTTTAAGATAATTAAGCAATTTAATACCTTTATTTCTCTTTTAGGAGTTTTGAAAAGTGAACTACAAGAATTGTTTAGTTCACATGATAGGTTAGGAATTACATCTTCAGACAAAGGTAGTGGAAACCTGGAGTTTCAAAATGTTGTTCGGAAGGCAGTGATTTGAAAATTTCGAACTAATATTACTCCCATTTTTGTCAGGCAAGTGTAAAAAGAATTATGAAACCGAGGCTGATAAATAAGAAACACtggaaattctgtagatgctggaaatcctgagaaaCACACAGAAAAGTCTAGTGGAACTCAGCATGTAAGGCAGCATCAGGAACTGACATAAAGCATGAATACCTGGGGCTCATATGAGTGCCAATGGCAACACCTTTGGTTtggtagtcctgatgaagggcaaAATGTAGTCtttttatttcccttcat from the Mobula birostris isolate sMobBir1 chromosome 9, sMobBir1.hap1, whole genome shotgun sequence genome contains:
- the gpr85 gene encoding probable G protein-coupled receptor 85 gives rise to the protein MANYSHAGTGSSENLMQNVSPLATFFKLTSLGFIIGVGVLGNLLISFLLVKDKTLHRAPYYFLLDLCSSDIIRSAVCFPFVFLSVKNGSSWSYGTLSCKVIAFVGVLSCFHAVFMLFCVSVTRYIAIAHHRFYSKRLTFWTCLAIICMVWTLSVAMAFPPVFDVGTYTFIREEEQCIFEHRYFKVNDSLGFMLMFVVIVLATHIVYLKLIFFVYDRRKMKPVQLVPAVSQNWTFHGPGANGQAAANWIAGFGRGPTPPTLLGIRQNPQGQGMRRRLLVMDEFKTEKRIGRMFYLITFFFVALWCPYLVACYWRVFVKGPAVPRGYMTAAVWMTFAQAGVNPFICIFSNRELRRCFSTNILYCRKSRLPREPYCVI